In the genome of Cygnus olor isolate bCygOlo1 chromosome Z, bCygOlo1.pri.v2, whole genome shotgun sequence, one region contains:
- the LHFPL2 gene encoding LHFPL tetraspan subfamily member 2 protein has translation MCHVIVTCRSMLWTLLSIVVAFAELIAFMSADWLIGKAKPLSSEDMDNRTGGSQEPYHPTLGIYGRCTRISHMQLSRRDTLCGPYAENFNEIASGFWQATAIFLAMGILILCAVAFVSVFTMCVQSIMKKSIFNVCGLLQGIAGLFLILGLILYPAGWGCQKAISYCGHYASAYKLGDCSLGWAFYTAIGGTILTFICAVFSAQAEIATSSDKVQEEIEEGKNLICLL, from the exons ATGTGTCATGTCATTGTAACGTGTCGGTCGATGCTGTGGACTCTTCTGAGTATTGTGGTGGCTTTTGCAGAGCTCATTGCTTTCATGAGTGCGGACTGGCTGATCGGCAAAGCCAAGCCACTGAGCTCCGAGGACATGGACAACAGAACAGGAGGATCACAGGAGCCCTACCATCCAACGCTGGGCATCTACGGGCGCTGCACACGAATCTCCCACATGCAGCTTTCTAGACGAGACACGCTTTGTGGTCCTTACGCCGAAAACTTCAATGAGATTGCCAGTGGGTTCTGGCAGGCGACCGCTATTTTCCTAGCTATGGGAATCCTGATCCTCTGTGCTGTAGCATTTGTGTCTGTCTTTACTATGTGTGTGCAGAGTATtatgaagaaaagtatttttaatgtctgtggACTGCTACAAGGGATTGCAG GCCTCTTCCTTATCTTAGGCTTGATACTTTACCCTGCAGGTTGGGGATGCCAGAAAGCAATAAGCTATTGTGGACATTACGCTTCTGCTTACAAACTAGGAGACTGCTCCTTGGGCTGGGCTTTCTACACTGCTATTGGTGGCACTATTCTGACGTTCATCTGTGCGGTCTTCTCGGCGCAAGCTGAAATTGCTACATCCAGTGACAAAGTgcaagaagaaatagaagaaggaaaaaaccttATCTGCCTCCTTTAA